In the Quercus lobata isolate SW786 chromosome 5, ValleyOak3.0 Primary Assembly, whole genome shotgun sequence genome, one interval contains:
- the LOC115991047 gene encoding serine/threonine-protein phosphatase 6 regulatory ankyrin repeat subunit C-like, which produces MDDESRKFTELYRSLMKGDKSKVMEKYAELRQSSGEALSIYGDTILHMAIYMGQESIAREILMRHNPPLTKQNALGDTILHEAAAANMTSLAKDLLILGPNLLSIQNKNEETPLFRAAHFGHTEMFELLAELVRKKGEADWLHWTNKVGSTILHMAILSEFFDLALKIAMKYPDLVNKEDGDRMKGLQLLSYNSSAFRSGRKYGLLKRFIYYCIPSEDIVVKEDSPRRKGPELPPMHIICLHFYFTVVHALTSGTQKL; this is translated from the exons ATGGATGACGAGTCTCGCAAGTTTACTGAGCTCTATAGAAGCCTTATGAAGGGGGACAAGTCCAAAGTAATGGAAAAATATGCAGAGTTGAGACAGTCTAGTGGTGAGGCCTTATCGATTTACGGCGATACAATTCTCCACATGGCAATCTACATGGGACAAGAGAGTATCGCCCGAGAAATCCTGATGAGACATAATCCACCACTGACTAAGCAAAATGCACTAGGGGATACCATTCTCCATGAGGCTGCGGCAGCCAATATGACAAGCCTTGCCAAGGATTTGTTAATATTAGGTCCAAATTTGCTGtccatacaaaataaaaatgaggaaACACCTCTCTTCAGAGCTGCCCACTTTGGCCACACCGAAATGTTCGAGCTCCTAGCTGAGTTGGTGCGTAAAAAAGGCGAGGCTGATTGGCTCCATTGGACAAACAAGGTTGGATCTACCATTCTTCACATGGCAATTCTTTCTGAGTTCTttg ACCTCGCACTGAAAATAGCCATGAAATATCCAGACTTAGTAAATAAAGAAGATGGAGATCGGATGAAAGGACTTCAGCTCCTCTCATACAATTCATCAGCATTCAGAAGTGGAAGGAAATATGGATTACTCAAGAGATTCATCTATTACT GCATCCCTAGTGAAGACATTGTGGTAAAAGAAGATAGTCCTCGACGAAAAGGCCCTGAGTTGCCTCCCATGCACATCATTTGTCTGCACTTCTACTTCACGGTAGTACATGCACTAACTTCAGGTACACAAAAGCTATAG
- the LOC115991048 gene encoding uncharacterized protein LOC115991048, whose translation MCKEFPTTLKGPARVWFSRLTPSSINTFKELSAQFTLHFIGGHRYKRSTACLMSIKQREDETLRAYITRFNKEALSIDEIDDKILVATFTSGLRKDKFLFSLYKNDPKTMTNVLYKATKYMNAEDALLAREEKPKKRERQEDTRQDRGRKVARTGDQRDEKRPRPPTRRFTNFTPLTAPIDQVLMQIKYEEALTFPANCYNLKQQIEALIRQGKLQRFVNRERTDMPEEQAPRRENERPRPPIRDIRMIVGGTAATGSSKKARKTYLRMIHSVQLTVFVPKMPQIDNPVIGFSEDDTRRLHHPHDDALVVSLQIGDYNMHRVLIDNGSSADILYYPGFQQMRIDKERLTPTNAPLMGFGRTKVFPLGAITLAVTAGDYPQ comes from the exons ATGTGTAAGGAATTCCCGACCACACTGAAGGGCCCTGCAAGGGTTTGGTTCAGTAGGTTGACACCAAGCTCCATCAATACTTTCAAGGAGTTGAGCGCCCAGTTCACCTTGCACTTCATAGGCGGACATCGGTACAAAAGGTCCACCGCGTGCTTAATGAGCATCAAGCAGCGAGAAGACGAGACGTTGCGGGCCTACATAACTCGTTTCAATAAAGAAGCCCTTTCAATTGACGAAATTGACGATAAGATACTCGTAGCTACATTTACTAGCGGGCTACGGAAGGATAagttcttgttttctttatacaagAATGACCCAAAGACCATGACGAACGTGCTCTACAAAGCTACCAAatacatgaatgcagaagatgcattGCTAGCCCGCGAGGAAAAGCCTAAAAAGAGGGAGAGGCAGGAGGACACGCGACAAGATAGGGGGCGAAAGGTTGCTAGAACCGGGGATCAACGAGATGAAAAGCGCCCTAGACCCCCCACTAGAAGGTTCACTAATTTCACCCCATTAACCGCCCCAATCGATCAAGTATTAATGCAAATCAAATATGAAGAAGCATTGACGTTCCCTG CCAACTGCTACAACCTGAAacagcagattgaggcccttatcagGCAAGGGAAGCTACAGAGGTTCGTCAATAGGGAAAGAACCGATATGCCAGAGGAACAGGCTCCACGACGGGAGAATGAGCGCCCTAGACCACCTATAAGGGACATAAGAATGATTGTAGGGGGCACAGCCGCAACCGGATCTTCCAAGAAAGCCCGCAAAACCTACCTCAGGATGATCCATAGTGTCCAACTCACAGTATTCGTACCAAAGATGCCGCAAATCGATAACCCTGTCATTGGATTTTCAGAGGATGACACCCGAAGACTTCACCATCCTCATGACGATGCACTTGTGGTCAGCTTGCAAATAGGGGATTATAACATGCATCGGGTCCTCATTGACAACGGCAGCTCAGCAGACATCCTGTACTATCCAGGATTCCAGCAAATGAGAATTGACAAGGAACGGTTGACCCCAACGAATGCCCCACTCATGGGATTTGGGAGAACGAAGGTGTTCCCTTTGGGCGCAATAACACTAGCTGTGACGGCGGGTGACTATCCTCAGTAG
- the LOC115988759 gene encoding ankyrin repeat-containing protein NPR4-like, whose protein sequence is MMEGIYKEKRKHESAFKLAKLLIAEDHSWKLSSQKEDTGKTNPMGDIAPPKPEKSENLEGTTLTPLLIATSTGIVEIVKEILRVYPQAVDHVTPDKSWNILHVAISHRQLEIFRIVRKMEIPMARLVRRIDEDGYTILHHVGVMEYYTGGTVPGPVLQLQEELLWFERVQKIIPSHYEMHRCQIKQKTAQTHQFDLEAQAAEIHHVTQPTEASQNIPPIHEISELSPLIPQTAQDKQFQEMHARILKEVQELLKRTSQITEASQTAQTAQELFEQSHAALLKEAQEWLKRTSEACSAVAVLIATVAFAAAYTVPGGSNQDTGVPILLHDPFFLVFTVMDVLSLASSLTSVVMFLSILTSPFELQDFRHSLPQKLTLGFTFLFFSVAVTMLAFAATIILIIHLKKRWTTTLIYTAAFLPVSVFALLQFPLYVAFMSTVRFSWKVIRSVLPSCFLPSRFKNTTTGSIYKTL, encoded by the exons ATGATGGAAggaatttataaagaaaagagaaagcatGAATCAGCTTTCAAACTCGCCAAGTTGCTAATAGCAGAAGATCATTCTTGGAAACTAAGTAGTCAAAAAGAAGACACTGGGAAGACCAATCCAATGGGTGACATAGCACCCCCAAAGCCGGAAAAATCTGAAAATCTCGAAGGGACTACTCTTACCCCGTTGCTTATAGCAACAAGCACAGGAATAGTAGAAATTGTTAAGGAGATACTTAGAGTGTATCCCCAGGCGGTTGATCACGTAACTCCTGATAAGAGCTGGAACATACTGCATGTAGCCATTAGCCATCGTCAATTGGAAATCTTTCGCATTGTAAGGAAGATGGAAATACCAATGGCCAGGTTAGTTCGACGGATTGATGAGGATGGGTACACCATCTTGCACCATGTTGGAGTCATGGAGTATTACACCGGTGGTACCGTGCCAGGTCCTGTTCTCCAATTACAAGAAGAGCTCCTATGGTTTGAG cgTGTTCAGAAGATAATACCCTCCCATTACGAGATGCACCGTTGCCAGATTAAGCAAAAGACCGCTCAAACCCATCAATTTGATCTAGAAGCTCAAGCTGCTGAAATCCATCATGTCACTCAACCCACTGAAGCCTCTCAAAATATTCCTCCAATCCATGAAATCTCTGAATTATCGCCTCTAATCCCTCAAACTGCTCAAGATAAACAATTTCAAGAAATGCATGCAAGAATTTTGAAGGAAGTACAAGAATTACTGAAACGGACCTCTCAAATCACTGAAGCCTCTCAAACTGCTCAAACCGCTCAAGAGTTATTCGAACAAAGCCATGCAGCACTTCTAAAGGAGGCACAAGAATGGCTAAAACGAACCTCTGAGGCTTGCTCTGCTGTTGCTGTTCTCATTGCCACTGTTGCCTTTGCAGCTGCTTACACTGTCCCTGGAGGTTCCAATCAGGACACTGGGGTTCCCATTCTACTACACGATCCTTTCTTCTTGGTTTTCACTGTCATGGATGTTCTCTCCCTCGCAAGCTCTTTGACTTCTGTAGTCATGTTCCTTTCTATCCTCACTTCACCATTTGAGCTCCAAGATTTTCGTCACTCTCTTCCTCAAAAACTTACACTCGGCTTcaccttcctcttcttctcagTGGCAGTGACCATGCTTGCTTTTGCGGCAACAATTATACTCATCATTCATTTGAAGAAACGGTGGACTACAACGCTTATTTATACTGCAGCATTTCTTCCAGTCTCTGTTTTCGCATTGTTGCAGTTCCCTTTGTATGTTGCGTTTATGAGTACAGTGAGGTTCTCTTGGAAAGTGATTAGGAGCGTTCTTCCTAGCTGTTTCCTCCCAAGTCGATTTAAGAACACTACTACGGGCTCTATTTACAAGACCCTCTGA